One genomic window of Danaus plexippus chromosome 23, MEX_DaPlex, whole genome shotgun sequence includes the following:
- the LOC116774986 gene encoding cytochrome P450 4V2-like, which yields MITIALLFVLTSLSFVLLYWFRSNGNKLEPPLADKKRFLIGHAQYFYGGSEALWENISILTEQSRKYDGVLKLIIGLQNSYFVADPDDFATVMNSCLLKLKIVDFAKPWLGNGLVTASPSIWKAHRRLINPSFNQHVVDSFLGIFNSQSRRFVRSLEVEVGKGPFDHYVYCHRIALETICQTALGDDFMNNSSKSSEYVCTIDKMLNILISRFQKFWLHPDIIYNFSSVKRQEKDCIKILHEGSTAILQKKKESYMKEMSSMDEKFNRTKFKPFIQLLLELSHNTKVLTEDEIKEHVDTIIVSGSDTSGGTITYCMLLIGSYPRVQNKIIEELHTVFGNDDRDVTKEDLSKLVYLDAVIKESIRLYPTVALTGRDIEEDLKLRNYTLSKGASVYLSIYALYHHPQWGPDVEEFKPERWLDPSLLPSWANSIGFGVGRRFCIGKTYALMSIKTTMVHVCRNFLIYGNHKNMKLKLDVLLKPASGHYITIKKRT from the exons atgatAACCATCGCGCTGTTATTTGTGTTAACCTCTTTATCGTTCGTCTTGTTGTATTGGTTTAGGAGTAATGGAAACAAATTAGAACCTCCGTTAGCagataaaaaaaggtttctaATTGGTCATgcgcaatatttttatggaggCAGTGAAG CTTTAtgggaaaatatttcaattttaactgAACAATCTCGGAAATACGATGGAGTtcttaaactaataattgGACTACAAAATTCCtact ttgtAGCGGATCCTGATGATTTCGCAACTGTAATGAACTCATGTTtactaaaacttaaaatagttGACTTTGCTAAGCCGTGGCTCGGAAATGGACTTGTTACAGCGTCTc CATCAATATGGAAAGCCCATCGTAGATTAATAAACCCATCCTTTAATCAGCATGTAGTTGATAGTTTTTTGGGTATATTTAACAGCCAATCCCGTCGCTTTGTGAGAAGCCTAGAAGTTGAAGTAGGAAAAGGGCCATTTGATCACTACGTTTATTGTCATCGCATTGCGTTGGAAACAATATGCC AGACCGCGTTAGGAGATGACTTTATGAATAATAGCTCTAAAAGCTCTGAATACGTCTGCACAATAGACAAAATGTTAAACATTCTCATATCAAGATTCCAGAAATTTTGGTTACAtccagatataatatataacttttctaGTGTCAAACGACAAGAAAAGGactgcattaaaatattacacgaaGGTTCTACTgca attctacaaaagaaaaaagagaGTTACATGAAGGAAATGTCATCAATGGATGAGAAATTTAATA gaacaaaatttaaaccatTCATTCAACTGCTTTTGGAACTGTCTCACAATACGAAGGTCCTGACTGAAGATGAGATCAAAGAACATGTAGATACAATTATCGTAAGTGGTTCTGATACATCTGGTGGTACCATAACATACTGTATGTTACTAATCGGTTCTTACCCACGCgttcagaataaaattattgaaga ATTACACACTGTTTTTGGTAATGACGACAGAGATGTTACGAAAGAGGATCTCTCGAAATTGGTTTATTTGGATGCGGTGATTAAAGAATCAATTCGTTTATACCCCACCGTGGCTCTTACAGGAAGAGATATTGAAGAGGACTTGAAATTAC gCAATTACACATTATCAAAAGGGGCTTCAGTGTATCTCTCGATATATGCGTTATACCACCATCCTCAGTGGGGTCCTGATGTCGAGGAATTCAAACCAGAACGTTGGCTTGATCCATCGTTACTACCATCATGGGCAAATTCAATAGGTTTTGGAGTAGGCCGAAGATTTTGTATAG GAAAGACTTATGCCCTCATGTCCATTAAGACAACAATGGTTCATGTTTGTCGAAACTTCCTAATATATGGCaaccataaaaatatgaaacttaaGTTGGACGTACTGCTGAAACCTGCTTCTGGgcattatattactattaaaaagaGAACATAG